The Arachis hypogaea cultivar Tifrunner chromosome 14, arahy.Tifrunner.gnm2.J5K5, whole genome shotgun sequence genome has a segment encoding these proteins:
- the LOC112744467 gene encoding uncharacterized protein: MMLTAYVNGRKKDLVVAVQKSGFAWALDRNNGNLIWFTEAGPGGTIGGGIWGAATDEKRVYTNIANFDDKNFTLAPSNITTTSGGWVAMDASNGKILWSTANPSNSSSIGPVSVANGVVFAGSVDKQGSIYAMNANNGKILWSYKTGASVYGGMSISKGCIYVGHGFNVNLAFGRLSGGTFLFAFCMKHYDTK; this comes from the exons atgatgttgACTGCATATGTCAATGGAAGAAAGAAAGATCTTGTTGTTGCTGTTCAAAAAAGTGGCTTTGCATGGGCTTTGGATCGCAACAATGGCAACCTCATTTGGTTTACG GAAGCTGGCCCAGGTGGAACAATAGGAGGTGGAATATGGGGTGCGGCGACTGACGAAAAGAGAGTTTACACCAACATTGCGAACTTTGACGACAAAAATTTCACTCTTGCACCATCAAACATAACTACAACTAGTGGTGGTTGGGTGGCAATGGATGCAAGTAATGGGAAAATTCTGTGGTCTACTGCTAATCCTAGTAACAGCTCTTCCATTGGACCTGTTAGTGTTGCAAATGGTGTGGTCTTTGCTGGATCAGTAGACAAACAGGGATCAATATATGCAATGAATGCAAATAATGGGAAGATTTTGTGGTCCTATAAAACTGGAGCAAGTGTCTATGGAGGCATGTCCATTAGCAAAGGTTGCATATATGTAGGTCATGGTTTTAATGTTAATCTAGCGTTTGGCCGCTTGTCGGGCGGAACCTTTCTGTTTGCATTTTGTATGAAGCATTATGATACTAAATGA